TTGCAGAGGGCACCTCATAGGAAGCTGTGCTTTTCCACAAGCATGCAGCATGCAGTGGCTCAGGCCTTTTGCTCTACATACAAAAAATTTGTTGCAATGCATTCTAAAACGTCTAAAGATCGTTTTTAAttttttctccacctctccttacaGACCTAAATCGAGATGATGCAACTCGTGCTAAAGCAGTGGCTTAAGCTAAATGTTACACAATAGTATCTTAATGAGCCAAGACCAATACAATGCATCGAATGACCTTGAGGACAAACATTTTGCAGAGATGCCAAAACGAACATATTCACAGGAAGGCGATTAAGGGCATGGCTCAGTGTCAGATGAATCAACTTGCCCCTCTTAAATTACCAATCTGTTTATCATGATACCTTCCACAACACGTACCGTCAGCAACAACATGAATGAGGAAAAAATAAGTAGGCTATTAGGAGCAATTTTGATCCCCACACGCTAGCAGTCACATCTCTGGTTTGTGGTAGACTCAAGCCACTGCCCGGACAAGGAGGATCAACCGCATTCCGATGGAAACGACGCAGTGGTGTGTTAATGCATGTCATATTCTAATGTGCCTTCGTGTATTTCTCTTGACATTTTACCATGCGCATCGTGTAATAAATATGCAAAATCTGGACCACCAATATTGCAGAATAGATGACGGATCTTTTACACCTTGTTGGGTATAAGAgttaacaaaaaaacaaattacatctaataatAATCCATTAACAGgacacattccccccccccacacacaatatTTCCCATTTTTTAGGCTAAACGTAATGCCTTCGTTTTATGGGTGCGCAGGTGCCAAACCTCTACACAACACAATGGCAAACCTCtcctcaatttttttttttttatatgaaaCAAATGTACACAAAAAACACGGTTACATTATAAATTAGACCTATTCTAGCCATAAGCGATCCAGAATTTGAAACATGCTCGATGCCGATAAAACATACGTCTATGCAGGCAATACTTCTTACCTTGATATAATGTTGGTGATGCTATAGCCTATTGCTATGGACGTCTGCGCTATTGCTGAATAAACTGGGAAAATAACCTCTTGATTATTGCGTTTGATCAAATGGGATTATCCCCTATAAATTCCTGTTAGAAATGCCGGATTTCACGATGATATTCCAGAGGAGGCGCAGTAGGGACCGATCCCACGCTAGTCTTTGGTTATGTTATGCGACTAGGGCACGTCGTCACCCGTGTGCATCACAAATTGATCTTAAATTCAGTGTTGCTTGTGTGTTGCTCCACTGTTTGGTTTATTAATTAGCATTGACTGTAAGAAGATGACAAGGCAATGTGTTGTGAGCCGGGTCCGAAAAACAACATTGAATAGGCCTAAATATTAAAGGATTAATTTTCCAAAATCACAGCATAACTGCTCAAAACCCCGATTCATTATAATATTACTGGGAGCATAGATTGCTTAAAACTCGGGTTTTCTTTCTTCTAATAATTACACTTCCATCCTCAGTTCAGATGTGCCCATCCTGGTACTGATCCCAGGTCTTAGAGCATGATTGCAAGTCTACCATTTGACCAAGAGGACACATGGTCGGAGAGCAACACGTAGTGTCCTTACAGTAGCCCACATGGCCATAGGCTACTTCACGACGGCTAGTTCCGAATCACCTCGGCTACACCCTTCTTAGATGGTCTGTTCTGGGTAGGGATATATCCGAGTCATGACATCAGTGTGACTGACTAGGGATTGAACCCAGGTCACTCTTATGACAATTGCACCCGTTCATAGCTAGTTACAGCCTATAGCTCGAGGGCAAAAATTTTCAATATGACTGAAGATGAAGATATCGGTGTTATTCATTTGAGAAAACGTTTGTTCAGAGACGTAAAGCTACAACGTCTACAAAGACTTAGCCtacattttttgttttcttaatttAATACTCACATACGATATACATCCAGGTTAAATACACACATAATTGTTTTCATGTAAACTTCACAACACAAAATCAAACAAGATTTTAAAACACATTGTGAACTTTAGCACCTGTCTTTACTAATCCAGCGGATCCTCTGACACTGTGTTCAttatgatttaaaaaaataaataatgataaCACAAAGCATTGTCTCAGCTTGATTTCACTTGCATGATGGAACAGTACATCATGTCAATATCTTTTACAGCAGCATTCACTTACAAAGGTTAATACTGTGAAAAGGATGCATATTCTACGCCAAAATGGCATACAAAAGAAATATTATATGATAGCCTCAGAAGTCACCAACGTTTTTGCAGCGTGACATTCCTCTTCTATgacctttttctttttattaGTTTTGTTTGCCATGCTCTATAATAATAACATGGtaaaatacatttacaggaaTGGTGAATGGTATCAATGAGTTTTTATAACTGTGTGTATAGGCAGTGGAGATACTTGATATAATATTGATTTGTCAAACGTAGTGTTTATATCGAAGCAAACTagcattgtgtgtttgtttttaaacacatttacaatactcTTAATAAAATTATATAGACATATAGACAGTCAATTTAGTATATCTCTATATATTGGTTACAGTATTTTGTGTACAAATTTAATTAAATGTGAGCTAATTCTGTGTAGCTAAGAACAGAGTCCAAACATTTTCTGCATGGATTAAATGCGTCTGCTAATTAATATATAAGGGTGTTTTCTAGCTACATATTAGATCTAGATTAAAATTATTTTTAGGAATTGAGAATCTAGATTCTAGAATCTAGTCTCTGGAATGTATATTCTAGAATTTAGATTCAGAATGTTTCACAGTCTGGGACTAAGTCCAATCTAGGAAACTGACAAAAACAGTGTATCACAGGATGTgcatttaaagatttttgttttaagACATCACATCTCAAAATTATTTAGTTATATGTTTCTTCACAAATGATTTCAGTGTTCTATCTATCCTGTCAACAAACAGCTTCCATGTCAACAAAAGAATCAGTAATGACTGTACATGTTGTATTCAACAAAATAAGAAAGGTAATATTCACAACTTTAGACCGGAGATCAATTGATCAGTTGTCTTTAAACTAAACTATAGTCTTGAAATGCAAAACTTGCCAATATAATACACTGTGGAGTCCCACCATTTGGTGAAATGgaaataaaaagaataaaaatttaGAACTTGGTCTGCTTTAGTTTGTCGATGTGGTAGCACAACTTCAAGGCTGGTCCGAGCTTCAGTCCTAGGTATTTCATAATCATGTCACTCTTCAGAAGTAACAAAGCATTTCCGTCTAtctcctgtggaaaaaaaacccACATGTTAGGTTAGGGTAATGATGATGACAGCCCCGCGTAACACACGCTTGCTGTGTACGGATGCTGTGATCAGGCCTACATGCTTCTTGAAGACTTCCACATGGGGACCCAGGGACTGGGGGTCAGCATCCCGGATGAACCACACCACGTCTTCCACAGACCAGGCGGAGGGGTCCTTACTGGGGGGCGGTTTGGACTCCTGGCCCTCAGGGGAGGGGTTGTAACCTGTGGAGCAGGGGACACAGCTGCTGATGAATGACTTATAAGTAAAGAACTAAATATGAACTGCCGGTGGAAAGATAGAATAGGAAAGAATTAGAAAGCTCTGCTTATATTTTCTAGGGTTATGACAGAACAGTGGCTTACAGTGGCTTTAGGGCAGGTCAAAATTATTTTTGTCCCCATGATTACtgtgtttgcctttattaagtgtGGTATTATTGGTTTCCTTCAGCCTGTATCTTGGGTGAAACTTCATGAAGAAGTTAGACTTCACCTCCCTACCAATTCTGTTGGTCTCCATGAAAGCGTTGCCGTTGGGGCTGGACGTCTGTCGGCAACTTCCCTTGGGGAACTGCTGGGACGAGCGGAACCCATACGAGGACTTTGGCGAATAGGTGGAGCTTATGGAGCTGAAAGCGGAGTCACCTGGATCCCCCGAGTACTGCTTGGAGTCTGATGGGTCTAGAAGGTACCCCTCAGCCATCGACGTTTCTGCTGTTTGAGATACAAAAGACTTAGACATAGTATTCAATTCTATTCCATTTATATCACTTTACTGATTAGTGATATGAATGTTAAAGTGAGGTGAATTTAATACCGTATACGTAAAGGGTGGGCAGCTGAATTGACAGGAATTACATTTGAAAAAGATTCAGGGATGTTTTGAAATAAGTACAGGACTAGTTGTGATGACTCATGTGTAGTACAACAGTGCAATTAATTTCATTTAGCAGGAGTTTTTATTCCAAGTGAAGTACTAATAGTGCATTTACTAAGTGCTGCAGATATATTCTAGTCATGGACTAGCTTTAACAgtcagtgtctgtgttttttacgacggtgcaacaacaacatcgTTCCAACTCCAACATTGGATAATTTGGTCATTGTGAGAGAGTGCTACCATCGGAGTGGTAGGAGCCAGAGCTGTGCTGGGTGATGGGCTGGTCACTGAAGAGGTTTTCACAGTGCAAGCTGCGACACAGCTTCTTCAGGAAGCGCAGTACATAGCCAATACTGTTCACCACAGGAAGACTCAATAGGTGTTGTTTCCCATCAAACGTGGCTGAGAAAAACACGTGAAAGTATTGCAGAAAGTTATGTATCATAATTCCAGTGTTATAATAAAAAGGATAGTATGTATGCCTTGAATAAATGAAGGTTGGATGATTATACTCTTATGTACCTTAAATTACTGAAGTTTATAGATAGAATATAACTATATAATTAACTACTGAATAacttctaataataataaaataactaCTGGAAAATAACCAGAGTGTGATCTACATTTGCTTACCTGATATTTTCTCCCCTCCATAGCCCTGTGTGAGCAGAGTAAACACAGCTTTCTGCTGGAAGGCGCTGTCAATGCAGCCCTGGACGGCCTGCTGTAGCACCACCGAGGGCCGGTCAGGCCCAAAGTGATCTGGGAGCTGGTGGACCTTCTTCCTGTCCAGGTTAGGCCCCATGTTGGCCTGCTTGTTAATGTAGATACAgactgtggagggaggagaacaaaGGTGCTCAGTGATAACCTTACCGGATTACTGTTTCTATTTGGTAAAAAAGTATTCCTTGGTGGGCAGGGCAGTTGCAGGTAATTCAGAAGTGTCTCCTGATTTGAATATCTCAATTTAGCAATACGGGTCATACTATACACGTGGCAAAGCATGATTATGTTAAACGTTTATGAATCTTTAGTCCTGTCTGAACCAGCACATGGTCACACAAAATCCCTTACATTAATGTTGAGCCATTTCGTAGCTGATCCACAGCGGGGTAAACATAGCACCTCCACAGGGCCCAGCTGGGCTTGCCGGCCTCACCTGTGAGCACCTGGGGCGTGGCGGAGTGGGGTATGGTGGCGGCATCCTGGGGGATCGAGCTCATGTCCGGCTCTGGGGTGCTGCTGGGCGGGGAAATGGCCAGCGGCGTCATCCCCATCCTGGGCTTCAGCTGCAGGTGGAAACACACGTTACTTCTGCTGTTCTGATTGTTTTACTAGTTCACTATTGCATGTCACACTGctatgttttgtttgtgtttttgctgGTGATAGATTGTATTCCAGTTTTTCCACTGTACTGCAAAATCTGTTTTATGTTATATACTGGTATGCCATGTTgactttttgtcttgttttcttaTTGCAAATTAATTACATATGAATTACATACTGCTATCTGC
The Osmerus mordax isolate fOsmMor3 chromosome 9, fOsmMor3.pri, whole genome shotgun sequence genome window above contains:
- the LOC136949462 gene encoding sex comb on midleg-like protein 4, with the translated sequence MSVPAATAQKADSNSEMQSAAVSPSFIPSQPGKIPGRKRGRPPLRNVAKMDFPNRYPESLPPLKVPKKRGRKPGFKLKPRMGMTPLAISPPSSTPEPDMSSIPQDAATIPHSATPQVLTVCIYINKQANMGPNLDRKKVHQLPDHFGPDRPSVVLQQAVQGCIDSAFQQKAVFTLLTQGYGGEKISATFDGKQHLLSLPVVNSIGYVLRFLKKLCRSLHCENLFSDQPITQHSSGSYHSDAETSMAEGYLLDPSDSKQYSGDPGDSAFSSISSTYSPKSSYGFRSSQQFPKGSCRQTSSPNGNAFMETNRIGYNPSPEGQESKPPPSKDPSAWSVEDVVWFIRDADPQSLGPHVEVFKKHEIDGNALLLLKSDMIMKYLGLKLGPALKLCYHIDKLKQTKF